A window of Macrobrachium rosenbergii isolate ZJJX-2024 chromosome 15, ASM4041242v1, whole genome shotgun sequence contains these coding sequences:
- the LOC136846629 gene encoding uncharacterized protein isoform X2, with protein MLKVGSKFYTFDELSKRLEEFQQLEKVQLWVRDSRTVVAAAKRARRKSLNPALKYAELTYSCVFGGRRPSDQTKTHNQTSAGGCPFKVRLSTSIDGQALVVKEICHDHNHEPGKKLHEEPRRLYKKTTNRTTVRKPVRYIVNKQRVSSSDNKSNKNRLENNESHIQLGQSPFHHLHLHKQQYQQQQQQIKLQLQQHLQQQQLEQQLRQRQAEIIQLDSPDHIDTPDHLSSPDLSTTFDQLGSLNNSVDQYSYLPPSPISPSLSSGCLVDCEEEERLEPILDLEEALEEALGDLDSVGSMEVDANLRLSTLGSATPLVSQSEAHSTDDHTGPPPAKRQRGRPRKQSFTGSTYDSSVDIPDLDFSLSDLMDFDVYLF; from the exons ATGCTCAAAGTGGGCAGCAAGTTCTACACATTTGATGAGTTGAGCAAACGGTTGGAGGAATTTCAGCAACTAGAAAAAGTACAACTGTGGGTACGTGACTCAAGGACTGTCGTTGCTGCCGCAAAGAGGGCGCGCCGCAAGTCCCTCAACCCAGCTCTCAAGTATGCTGAGCTGACCTACTCATGTGTCTTTGGTGGGCGAAGACCCTCGGaccaaacaaaaacacataatcA gaCATCAGCGGGTGGTTGCCCGTTTAAGGTCCGGCTGTCGACTTCAATTGATGGCCAAGCTCTTGTCGTAAAAGAGATATGTCATGATCATAACCATGAGCCAGGCAAA AAGCTTCATGAAGAGCCAAGGCGATTGTACAAAAAGACAACAAACCGCACAACTGTGCGAAAGCCCGTCCGTTATATTGTGAATAAACAGCGTGTGAGTAGTAGTGACAACAAGAGTAATAAGAATCGCTTGGAAAATAACGAGTCTCATATTCAGTTGGGTCAGTCTCCTTTCCATCATCTTCATTTACATAAACAGCAATaccagcagcagcaacaacaaatcAAATTGCAGTTGCAACAACACTTACAACAGCAGCAGCTGGAACAGCAGTTGCGGCAAAGGCAAGCAGAGATCATACAGTTGGACTCGCCTGATCATATAGATACTCCCGACCACCTGAGCTCTCCCGATCTCTCCACAACCTTTGATCAGCTGGGGTCTCTCAACAACTCCGTCGATCAGTACTCGTACCTGCCACCCTCACCCATCTCTCCCAG CCTGTCTAGTGGTTGCCTGGTTGACTGTGAGGAGGAAGAACGCCTGGAGCCTATTCTGGATCTGGAAGAGGCCCTAGAAGAAGCCCTGGGTGACCTAGACAGTGTGGGCAGTATGGAGGTTGACGCTAACCTTCGACTGTCCACTCTAGGGAGCGCCACTCCTCTGGTGTCGCAGTCAGAGGCGCACTCAACTGATGATCATACGGGTCCGCCTCCGGCCAAGAGACAGCGTGGGCGTCCTAGGAAACAGTCATTTACAGGAAGTACGTATGATAGTAGTGTGGACATTCCAGATCTTGATTTCAGTCTAAGCGACTTGATGGACTTTGACGTCTACCTATTTTAG
- the LOC136846629 gene encoding uncharacterized protein isoform X1 — MGVEVAAMLKVGSKFYTFDELSKRLEEFQQLEKVQLWVRDSRTVVAAAKRARRKSLNPALKYAELTYSCVFGGRRPSDQTKTHNQTSAGGCPFKVRLSTSIDGQALVVKEICHDHNHEPGKKLHEEPRRLYKKTTNRTTVRKPVRYIVNKQRVSSSDNKSNKNRLENNESHIQLGQSPFHHLHLHKQQYQQQQQQIKLQLQQHLQQQQLEQQLRQRQAEIIQLDSPDHIDTPDHLSSPDLSTTFDQLGSLNNSVDQYSYLPPSPISPSLSSGCLVDCEEEERLEPILDLEEALEEALGDLDSVGSMEVDANLRLSTLGSATPLVSQSEAHSTDDHTGPPPAKRQRGRPRKQSFTGSTYDSSVDIPDLDFSLSDLMDFDVYLF, encoded by the exons GGGTGTGGAGGTTGCGGCGATGCTCAAAGTGGGCAGCAAGTTCTACACATTTGATGAGTTGAGCAAACGGTTGGAGGAATTTCAGCAACTAGAAAAAGTACAACTGTGGGTACGTGACTCAAGGACTGTCGTTGCTGCCGCAAAGAGGGCGCGCCGCAAGTCCCTCAACCCAGCTCTCAAGTATGCTGAGCTGACCTACTCATGTGTCTTTGGTGGGCGAAGACCCTCGGaccaaacaaaaacacataatcA gaCATCAGCGGGTGGTTGCCCGTTTAAGGTCCGGCTGTCGACTTCAATTGATGGCCAAGCTCTTGTCGTAAAAGAGATATGTCATGATCATAACCATGAGCCAGGCAAA AAGCTTCATGAAGAGCCAAGGCGATTGTACAAAAAGACAACAAACCGCACAACTGTGCGAAAGCCCGTCCGTTATATTGTGAATAAACAGCGTGTGAGTAGTAGTGACAACAAGAGTAATAAGAATCGCTTGGAAAATAACGAGTCTCATATTCAGTTGGGTCAGTCTCCTTTCCATCATCTTCATTTACATAAACAGCAATaccagcagcagcaacaacaaatcAAATTGCAGTTGCAACAACACTTACAACAGCAGCAGCTGGAACAGCAGTTGCGGCAAAGGCAAGCAGAGATCATACAGTTGGACTCGCCTGATCATATAGATACTCCCGACCACCTGAGCTCTCCCGATCTCTCCACAACCTTTGATCAGCTGGGGTCTCTCAACAACTCCGTCGATCAGTACTCGTACCTGCCACCCTCACCCATCTCTCCCAG CCTGTCTAGTGGTTGCCTGGTTGACTGTGAGGAGGAAGAACGCCTGGAGCCTATTCTGGATCTGGAAGAGGCCCTAGAAGAAGCCCTGGGTGACCTAGACAGTGTGGGCAGTATGGAGGTTGACGCTAACCTTCGACTGTCCACTCTAGGGAGCGCCACTCCTCTGGTGTCGCAGTCAGAGGCGCACTCAACTGATGATCATACGGGTCCGCCTCCGGCCAAGAGACAGCGTGGGCGTCCTAGGAAACAGTCATTTACAGGAAGTACGTATGATAGTAGTGTGGACATTCCAGATCTTGATTTCAGTCTAAGCGACTTGATGGACTTTGACGTCTACCTATTTTAG